A single region of the Elizabethkingia sp. JS20170427COW genome encodes:
- a CDS encoding multidrug efflux SMR transporter: MNWIVLIIAGLCEVAFASCLGKAKETSGTEMYLWYLGFIITLTLSMLLLLKAVQTLPIGTAYAVWTGIGAVGTALVGIFIFKEPASFWRVFFLFTLIASIVGLKSVSH, translated from the coding sequence GTGAATTGGATTGTTTTAATTATCGCTGGTCTATGTGAGGTAGCCTTTGCCTCTTGTTTAGGAAAGGCCAAAGAAACTTCAGGAACCGAAATGTATCTTTGGTACTTGGGGTTCATCATCACCCTCACATTAAGTATGCTCCTACTACTAAAAGCAGTACAAACCTTACCTATCGGAACTGCTTACGCTGTATGGACAGGGATAGGAGCTGTGGGAACAGCATTGGTCGGTATTTTCATATTTAAAGAACCTGCAAGTTTTTGGAGAGTATTTTTCCTTTTTACTCTTATTGCTTCCATTGTCGGGCTAAAATCGGTTTCTCATTAA
- a CDS encoding AraC family transcriptional regulator: MPRKQNSSQDKKEEKKITPSKTRVKTIEKEQFNILLHDHALEALPYVREGFYKLIFTTERYTFNKKQITVPSVFLQSNTCKNINIEEIQEHEGGFVCIFNSKFIESNLLKKIQNIFKVSSFKNLIWTEVDETKYSTLAYLFQNLFEEYNQIYFENNFKIKSLFQLTLSEIIQLYQSNFPEVEKEASLNVAQEFKALLEKQFPIESPLQKISFKDPNDFAHYLQIHVNHLNFVSKKEFGKTTSQVIQEVITQEACQLLLHTDWSILDICNVLGFEYPQHFNVYFKRNMKMSPLQYRQHHKVK, translated from the coding sequence ATGCCAAGAAAACAAAATTCATCCCAAGATAAAAAAGAAGAGAAAAAAATAACTCCTTCTAAAACTAGGGTTAAAACTATAGAAAAGGAACAGTTTAACATTCTCTTACACGACCATGCTTTAGAAGCCCTTCCTTACGTAAGAGAAGGTTTCTATAAGCTCATCTTCACTACGGAACGTTACACTTTTAATAAAAAACAAATAACTGTCCCTAGCGTATTTTTACAAAGCAATACTTGTAAAAACATTAACATAGAGGAAATACAAGAGCATGAAGGCGGATTTGTTTGTATTTTTAACAGTAAATTTATTGAAAGTAATCTTTTAAAAAAGATACAGAATATTTTCAAAGTTTCTTCATTCAAAAATCTTATCTGGACTGAAGTAGATGAAACAAAATATTCTACTCTAGCTTATTTATTTCAAAACTTATTCGAAGAATATAATCAAATATACTTTGAGAATAATTTTAAAATAAAATCACTCTTTCAACTAACTTTATCTGAAATCATTCAATTATATCAAAGCAACTTTCCAGAGGTTGAGAAAGAAGCTTCCCTCAATGTAGCTCAAGAATTCAAAGCTTTATTAGAAAAACAATTTCCAATAGAATCTCCTCTTCAAAAAATAAGTTTTAAAGATCCTAACGATTTTGCCCATTACTTACAAATACATGTTAACCACCTTAACTTTGTATCTAAAAAAGAATTTGGGAAAACCACTAGCCAGGTAATACAAGAAGTTATCACCCAAGAAGCCTGCCAACTTCTACTCCATACAGATTGGTCTATATTAGATATTTGCAATGTTTTAGGCTTTGAATACCCTCAGCATTTCAATGTATATTTCAAGAGAAATATGAAGATGAGTCCTTTGCAATACCGACAACATCATAAAGTAAAATAA
- a CDS encoding aminopeptidase P family protein has protein sequence MTAKEKVALLRAEMQKNDIEAFIVYSADPHMSEYLPEEWKERSWISGFTGSAGFVVITKEQAGLWTDGRYFTQAPIELAGSGIDLYKDGIEGTPHYIDWIISQTSENAKVAVNALATSHANWDLLATKLEQNNRKLVDLPLLKNIWTERPSSGKNPIFVHPLERAGKSAADKIADIRQKMEEQSASIHIISSLDDVAWTLNLRGSDVECNPIFLAYITITKNETLLFTDLEKLTTEAHQAMEEAHVKILPYQEFFSYLEGISGESILISPNTNQSVYDTLKANNSFIVAPVPGNLMKAIKNETELKGFRTVMERDGVAIVKFLYWLTHTAGKEHLTEYSISERLRAFRAEGDNFMGESFGSIIGYQGNGAIIHYSPAKEGSAEVSNVGSILVDSGGQYLEGTTDITRTFPLGEISQEFKEDSTRVLQGLIRLSMVKFPKGTKGVQLDAFARLPLWQEGKDYNHGTGHGVGSFMNVHEGPQNIRKDMNPQELLPGMVVSNEPGYYVENKYGIRHENLIVVKEWKKTEWNTFYEFETLTFCPFFKNSIVKEMLSSDEIAWLNQYHKACEEKLAPHLEGDIKEWFLDLVSPL, from the coding sequence ATGACAGCAAAAGAAAAAGTCGCTTTACTTCGTGCTGAAATGCAAAAAAATGATATTGAAGCTTTTATCGTTTACTCTGCAGATCCACACATGAGCGAATATCTTCCTGAAGAATGGAAAGAGAGATCTTGGATTTCTGGATTTACAGGTTCTGCAGGATTTGTGGTAATTACAAAAGAGCAAGCAGGTTTATGGACAGATGGTCGTTATTTTACCCAAGCACCTATAGAACTTGCTGGTTCTGGCATCGATCTTTATAAAGACGGTATCGAGGGAACTCCTCATTATATCGACTGGATTATTTCCCAAACTTCTGAAAACGCAAAAGTAGCTGTAAATGCCCTAGCCACTTCTCATGCTAACTGGGATTTATTAGCTACAAAGCTTGAACAAAACAATAGAAAACTGGTAGATTTACCTCTTTTAAAAAACATTTGGACCGAAAGACCTAGCTCTGGGAAAAATCCTATTTTTGTTCACCCTTTGGAAAGAGCAGGAAAATCTGCAGCAGATAAAATTGCAGATATCCGACAAAAAATGGAAGAGCAATCTGCTTCTATCCACATTATCTCTAGCTTAGATGATGTTGCGTGGACTTTAAATTTAAGAGGTAGCGATGTTGAATGCAATCCTATTTTCCTAGCTTATATCACTATCACCAAAAACGAAACTCTTCTATTCACAGATTTAGAGAAACTCACCACAGAAGCTCATCAAGCAATGGAGGAAGCTCATGTAAAAATCCTTCCTTACCAGGAGTTTTTCTCCTATCTTGAAGGTATCTCAGGGGAAAGCATTTTAATTTCACCTAATACCAATCAATCGGTTTATGATACTTTAAAAGCCAATAACAGCTTTATCGTAGCTCCCGTACCAGGGAATTTAATGAAAGCGATAAAAAATGAAACTGAATTAAAAGGTTTTAGAACTGTTATGGAAAGAGATGGAGTTGCGATAGTTAAATTCTTATACTGGCTAACCCACACAGCAGGAAAAGAACATCTTACGGAATACTCCATCAGCGAGAGATTAAGAGCTTTCCGTGCCGAAGGAGATAATTTTATGGGGGAAAGCTTTGGAAGTATTATTGGTTACCAAGGAAACGGTGCTATTATCCATTATTCTCCAGCTAAAGAAGGAAGTGCTGAAGTTAGCAATGTAGGAAGTATTTTGGTAGATTCAGGAGGTCAGTATTTAGAAGGAACTACCGATATTACCAGAACTTTCCCATTAGGAGAAATTAGCCAGGAATTTAAAGAAGATTCTACAAGAGTTTTACAAGGACTCATTCGCCTATCAATGGTAAAATTCCCGAAAGGTACTAAGGGGGTTCAGCTAGATGCTTTTGCAAGACTTCCGTTATGGCAAGAAGGGAAAGACTACAACCATGGTACAGGACACGGTGTAGGTAGCTTTATGAATGTACATGAAGGCCCACAAAACATCCGTAAGGATATGAATCCTCAAGAATTACTCCCAGGAATGGTAGTTTCTAATGAGCCTGGTTACTATGTAGAAAATAAATATGGCATCCGACATGAAAACCTTATTGTGGTGAAAGAATGGAAAAAAACAGAATGGAATACCTTCTATGAATTTGAAACTTTAACCTTCTGTCCTTTCTTTAAAAATTCTATTGTAAAAGAGATGTTATCTTCTGATGAAATTGCATGGCTTAACCAATACCACAAAGCTTGTGAAGAGAAATTAGCTCCTCACTTGGAAGGTGATATTAAGGAATGGTTCTTAGATTTGGTATCACCTCTATAA
- the ggt gene encoding gamma-glutamyltransferase: MKKILFSALILFSAPQYLFAQFTDIRIVKEVKVKNKGVVSSAHPLASEAGAKMLDLGGNAFDAAIATQLALAVVYPQAGNIGGGGFMIATTAKGEKISLDFRETAPAKASKNMYLDKKGNANTDLSQNGWLAVGIPGAVAGLFEMHQYAKLPMETLIQPAIEYAEQGFAITHAEAKLLNYTQQEFKQNNKSTTVFTKDTPWKEGDLLIQKDLANTLRRIQKKGAKGFYEGKTAELIVAEMKRGGGIISLQDLKNYKVKVRKPLTFDYKGLQIVTMPLPSSGGILLAQMLQMVNLEGFKTSQINSPQAVQLMVEAERRAYADRAEYMGDPDFIDDKTEMLIQPEYIKKRFSNYSPDKATSSSEVGKIITPKKESTETTHLSILDKEGNAISITTTLNGNYGSKTVVSGAGFLLNNEMDDFSIKPGVPNMYGAVGGEANAIAPGKRMLSSMAPTVVLKNQKPYIIVGTPGGTTIPTSIFQTLINLIDFKSDANLAVNSPKFHHQWLPERVDVEMDFPEYTIKELEKKNYQFKKRSKIGRTELIVVDENGNYHAVADGRGDDSVAVEK, encoded by the coding sequence ATGAAAAAAATTCTATTCAGCGCTCTTATTTTATTTTCAGCACCTCAGTATCTATTTGCCCAATTTACTGACATCCGAATTGTGAAAGAAGTAAAAGTAAAGAATAAAGGAGTGGTGAGCTCCGCCCATCCTCTAGCAAGTGAAGCAGGGGCTAAAATGCTAGATCTAGGAGGCAATGCTTTCGATGCTGCTATTGCTACCCAACTCGCATTAGCCGTTGTCTATCCCCAAGCTGGGAATATCGGAGGAGGAGGATTTATGATTGCTACTACTGCTAAAGGTGAAAAGATAAGCTTAGACTTTAGAGAAACGGCTCCTGCCAAAGCTTCTAAAAACATGTATCTCGACAAAAAAGGAAATGCCAACACAGATCTTAGTCAAAACGGCTGGCTAGCTGTTGGAATCCCTGGAGCGGTAGCTGGATTGTTCGAAATGCATCAATATGCTAAACTCCCTATGGAGACCCTTATACAACCTGCTATCGAATATGCAGAACAAGGATTCGCAATCACCCATGCAGAAGCTAAGCTACTCAACTACACCCAACAAGAATTTAAACAAAACAATAAATCTACTACTGTCTTTACCAAAGATACTCCATGGAAAGAAGGAGATCTACTCATACAAAAAGATTTGGCTAACACCCTTAGGAGGATTCAAAAAAAGGGAGCTAAAGGCTTTTACGAAGGAAAGACAGCCGAGCTTATCGTTGCTGAAATGAAAAGAGGCGGAGGGATTATTTCTCTTCAGGATTTAAAAAATTATAAAGTAAAGGTACGCAAACCTCTAACTTTTGACTACAAAGGTCTTCAAATTGTAACCATGCCTTTGCCTTCTAGCGGGGGAATTCTCTTAGCGCAAATGCTTCAAATGGTAAATTTAGAAGGCTTTAAAACCTCACAAATCAATTCTCCACAAGCCGTACAATTGATGGTGGAAGCAGAGCGCCGTGCCTATGCTGATCGTGCAGAATATATGGGAGACCCCGACTTTATTGATGACAAAACCGAAATGCTAATACAACCCGAGTATATCAAAAAAAGGTTCTCTAATTATTCACCAGATAAGGCTACCTCAAGTAGCGAGGTTGGAAAAATTATTACTCCTAAAAAAGAAAGTACCGAAACCACCCATCTTAGCATTTTGGACAAAGAAGGGAATGCCATCTCCATTACCACAACCCTCAACGGGAATTACGGAAGCAAAACTGTAGTTTCTGGAGCAGGCTTTCTTCTTAACAATGAGATGGACGACTTTTCAATAAAACCTGGGGTGCCTAACATGTATGGAGCTGTTGGTGGTGAAGCTAATGCTATCGCTCCTGGCAAAAGAATGCTTAGTTCTATGGCTCCAACAGTAGTATTAAAAAATCAAAAGCCTTACATTATTGTAGGAACCCCAGGAGGGACTACCATCCCTACTTCTATCTTCCAAACTTTAATCAACCTTATCGATTTTAAATCAGATGCCAATTTGGCTGTAAACTCTCCTAAGTTCCACCACCAATGGCTTCCTGAAAGGGTTGATGTAGAAATGGATTTTCCCGAATACACCATTAAAGAACTGGAAAAGAAGAATTATCAATTCAAAAAAAGAAGTAAAATTGGTCGTACAGAATTAATTGTGGTCGATGAAAATGGCAATTACCATGCTGTAGCAGATGGCAGAGGTGATGATTCTGTAGCTGTTGAAAAATAA
- a CDS encoding N-acetylglucosamine-6-phosphate deacetylase, whose translation MGLHLEGPFISEKKRGAHIARYVIKPENQLLQEIIEKGKDIVKMITIAPEHFSDEQIKMLLASGIKVSLGHSDCSYERAMQAFDLGVDLVTHLYNAMSPFHHRKPGLVGAALANPNVYTPVILDGIHADFESVKIALKLKKDKLFFISDALFLNNIKQDFKWEEFDAKLINGEYINSDGNLAGANITMVEALQNAVFQLHLNFEEAIEKCTALPAEIIKFRAGKVEENYPAKFISFDSTLQNIKPIYF comes from the coding sequence ATGGGACTTCACCTTGAAGGACCTTTTATTTCGGAAAAGAAAAGAGGAGCTCACATCGCTCGATATGTGATAAAACCTGAAAATCAACTTCTCCAAGAAATTATTGAAAAAGGCAAAGATATCGTTAAAATGATTACCATCGCTCCCGAGCATTTTAGTGATGAGCAGATCAAGATGCTTTTAGCTTCGGGAATAAAAGTATCATTAGGGCATTCGGATTGCAGCTACGAGAGAGCTATGCAGGCTTTTGATTTGGGAGTAGATCTTGTTACCCACCTCTACAATGCCATGTCTCCTTTCCACCATCGCAAGCCAGGCCTTGTGGGAGCAGCTCTTGCCAATCCCAATGTTTATACACCGGTGATTTTAGATGGAATTCATGCAGATTTTGAAAGTGTGAAAATTGCTTTAAAACTAAAAAAAGACAAACTCTTCTTCATATCAGATGCCTTATTTCTAAATAATATCAAACAAGATTTTAAATGGGAAGAATTTGATGCAAAGCTCATTAACGGAGAATACATCAATAGTGATGGAAATCTCGCTGGAGCAAATATCACCATGGTAGAAGCCTTACAAAACGCTGTCTTCCAACTTCATCTGAATTTTGAAGAAGCTATTGAAAAATGTACAGCACTTCCTGCAGAAATTATTAAATTTAGAGCAGGTAAAGTTGAAGAAAATTATCCCGCAAAATTTATTAGCTTCGATTCTACTTTGCAAAATATAAAACCTATCTATTTTTAA
- a CDS encoding porin family protein gives MMKKLILGAAVFLFGMASAQIEFENTRFGIIAGPSYSGVKNAHYPSAKRWAFFGGAFAEIPVQIGWSTDQFYIQPEVVYMGAGETGSRDDVKRKYHANYLNVPVFFKSYFSEKESEFFGLIGPRFGFLLNQKIENPKRPIYEVDQAGKANSFDFALAAGLGYSYKRQFELSVRYEMGLSNAYPDLNADYLGTGDPNALKKKSQHIITLGLSYTID, from the coding sequence ATGATGAAAAAACTAATACTTGGTGCAGCTGTTTTTCTTTTTGGAATGGCATCAGCACAAATAGAGTTCGAAAATACCCGTTTCGGGATTATTGCAGGACCTTCCTACTCAGGAGTGAAGAATGCACACTATCCTTCTGCAAAAAGATGGGCTTTTTTTGGAGGGGCATTTGCTGAGATTCCTGTTCAAATAGGTTGGTCTACAGATCAATTCTACATTCAACCCGAAGTGGTGTATATGGGAGCAGGAGAAACTGGTTCTAGAGATGATGTGAAGCGTAAATACCACGCCAACTATCTTAATGTTCCTGTATTCTTTAAAAGCTATTTTTCAGAAAAAGAAAGTGAGTTTTTTGGATTAATAGGTCCTAGATTTGGATTCTTGTTAAATCAAAAGATTGAAAATCCTAAAAGACCTATCTATGAAGTAGATCAGGCAGGAAAGGCAAATAGTTTCGACTTTGCTTTGGCTGCTGGTTTAGGATATAGTTACAAGAGACAGTTTGAGCTTAGTGTAAGATATGAAATGGGATTATCTAATGCATATCCAGATCTTAATGCCGATTATTTAGGTACTGGAGATCCTAATGCATTGAAGAAAAAATCTCAGCATATTATTACTTTAGGATTAAGTTACACCATAGATTAG
- the queA gene encoding tRNA preQ1(34) S-adenosylmethionine ribosyltransferase-isomerase QueA, whose amino-acid sequence MKTSNFNFNLPDHLLAKYPAENRDEARLMVLNRKDQTIEHKLFKDVIDYFDEKDLFIFNNTKVFPARLYGNKEKTGAQIEVFLLRELDREARVWDVLVDPARKIRIGNKLFFTEDESLVAEVIDNTTSRGRTLRFLFDGSYEEFREKLNSLGETPLPKYIDRPVEPEDEERYQTIYAEVEGAVAAPTAGLHFSKHLLKRLEIKGIDFANITLHVGLGTFNPIEVEDISKHKMECEQVIINQENADIINAAIEEKRRICAVGTTTMRAIETSVSSNRRLSPFEGWTNKFIYPPYDFGIANAMITNFHTPKSTLLMMIAAFAGKDFILEAYHEAIKEEYRFYSYGDAMLIL is encoded by the coding sequence ATGAAAACATCTAACTTTAACTTCAACCTTCCCGATCATTTATTGGCTAAATATCCTGCAGAAAATAGAGATGAAGCCAGATTAATGGTACTGAATCGTAAAGATCAGACTATTGAGCACAAGCTATTTAAGGATGTTATTGATTATTTTGATGAAAAAGATTTATTTATCTTCAATAACACCAAAGTTTTTCCTGCTCGTTTATACGGGAATAAGGAAAAAACAGGTGCACAAATCGAGGTATTCTTACTAAGAGAGCTAGACCGTGAGGCAAGAGTTTGGGATGTTTTGGTAGATCCTGCAAGAAAAATCAGAATAGGAAATAAACTTTTCTTTACCGAAGACGAAAGCCTAGTTGCTGAAGTAATTGATAATACTACTTCCAGAGGGAGAACTCTTCGTTTCCTTTTTGATGGTAGCTATGAAGAATTTAGAGAAAAATTAAACTCTTTAGGAGAAACCCCACTTCCTAAATACATCGATAGACCTGTAGAGCCTGAAGATGAGGAAAGATACCAAACCATCTATGCTGAAGTAGAAGGTGCTGTTGCAGCTCCTACAGCAGGATTACACTTTTCTAAACATCTTTTAAAAAGATTAGAAATCAAAGGAATCGATTTTGCCAACATCACCCTACACGTAGGTTTAGGAACCTTCAACCCTATTGAAGTGGAAGATATTTCTAAACATAAAATGGAATGTGAGCAGGTAATCATCAACCAAGAAAATGCAGACATCATCAATGCTGCCATTGAGGAAAAACGTAGAATATGTGCTGTTGGAACCACCACCATGCGTGCTATAGAAACTTCGGTATCTTCCAACAGAAGACTTAGCCCTTTTGAAGGATGGACTAATAAATTTATCTACCCTCCTTATGATTTTGGAATTGCTAACGCAATGATTACCAACTTCCATACTCCAAAATCTACTCTTTTAATGATGATTGCAGCGTTTGCCGGTAAAGATTTTATCCTTGAAGCTTACCACGAAGCCATTAAAGAAGAATACAGATTCTACTCTTATGGCGACGCTATGTTAATACTCTAA
- a CDS encoding MepB family protein: MNEELKKLESFVLNNTGRCISDVVQDKECEEYFGFNMKIDAWEVKFRKAKITPKKVGQFVTLWKRNSKNQTEPFEEKDQFNFYIVVAEEENNYGFFLFPRKVLVEKQILTTCQKIGKRGFRVYPEWAEIQSKQAQKTQSWQVNYFINLDDEKESMKKLETIIQGETLIVQKQ; encoded by the coding sequence ATGAATGAAGAGTTAAAAAAGTTAGAAAGTTTTGTTTTAAATAATACAGGTCGTTGTATTTCTGATGTCGTACAAGACAAAGAATGTGAGGAATATTTTGGGTTTAATATGAAAATAGATGCATGGGAAGTAAAATTCAGAAAAGCCAAGATAACCCCTAAAAAAGTAGGACAATTTGTAACGCTTTGGAAGCGAAATTCTAAAAATCAAACAGAGCCTTTTGAGGAAAAAGATCAATTTAACTTCTATATAGTGGTGGCAGAAGAAGAAAATAATTATGGCTTTTTTCTGTTTCCAAGGAAAGTTTTGGTTGAAAAACAAATTTTAACAACCTGTCAAAAAATAGGAAAGAGAGGTTTTCGCGTTTATCCAGAATGGGCGGAAATCCAAAGTAAGCAAGCTCAAAAAACTCAATCTTGGCAAGTTAATTATTTTATTAATCTTGATGATGAAAAAGAGAGTATGAAAAAGTTAGAAACAATAATACAAGGCGAAACTTTAATAGTACAAAAACAATAA
- the rlmN gene encoding 23S rRNA (adenine(2503)-C(2))-methyltransferase RlmN, with translation MKDLRTLSLEQLKEYFVSLGEKPFRAKQVYDWIWSKNMHSIDEMTNLSKALREKIAQEYSINPVSVDLMQRSGDGTIKNGVKLHDGLMVESVLIPTETRTTACVSSQVGCSLNCEFCATAKLKRMRNLEVAEIVDQVALIDRQSKLYFERPLSNIVFMGMGEPMMNYKNVVEAIRKITQPEGLGMSPRRITVSTSGIPKMIKMLADENLKVKLALSLHTAIEHKRNEIMPFSEKFPLTEIMEALQYWYHKTGSVITFEYCVWGGINDGMEDIKALIKYCRQVPSKVNLIQYNPIGEGKFDHRSIAAEEKYVKELEKAGITVMVRKSRGGDIDAACGQLANKNSN, from the coding sequence ATGAAAGATCTAAGAACCTTATCCCTAGAGCAATTAAAAGAATATTTCGTAAGCCTTGGCGAAAAACCCTTTCGTGCCAAGCAGGTTTATGATTGGATTTGGTCCAAAAATATGCACTCTATCGATGAGATGACCAACCTTTCTAAAGCTTTAAGAGAAAAAATAGCTCAGGAATACTCTATCAACCCTGTATCTGTAGATCTCATGCAGAGAAGTGGAGATGGTACTATTAAGAATGGTGTAAAACTACACGATGGCCTCATGGTAGAGAGTGTGCTTATCCCTACCGAAACCCGTACTACTGCTTGTGTGTCTTCCCAGGTAGGTTGTTCCCTCAACTGTGAATTTTGTGCTACTGCCAAACTCAAGAGGATGAGAAACCTTGAAGTGGCTGAAATCGTAGATCAAGTAGCTCTTATCGACAGACAAAGTAAGCTTTATTTTGAAAGACCTTTGTCCAATATCGTATTCATGGGAATGGGAGAACCTATGATGAACTACAAAAACGTAGTAGAAGCCATCCGCAAAATCACTCAACCTGAAGGCTTAGGAATGTCTCCTAGGAGAATTACCGTTTCTACTTCCGGAATCCCGAAAATGATAAAAATGCTAGCTGATGAAAATCTAAAGGTAAAATTAGCTTTATCATTGCACACCGCTATCGAGCATAAGAGAAATGAGATTATGCCTTTCTCTGAAAAATTCCCATTAACAGAAATTATGGAAGCCCTACAATATTGGTATCATAAAACTGGATCTGTTATCACGTTTGAATACTGCGTATGGGGAGGTATTAATGATGGAATGGAGGATATTAAAGCTTTGATCAAATATTGTCGACAAGTACCTAGCAAGGTTAACCTCATCCAATACAACCCTATTGGCGAAGGTAAATTTGACCACAGAAGTATTGCCGCGGAAGAAAAATATGTTAAAGAGCTAGAAAAAGCAGGAATTACTGTTATGGTAAGAAAAAGCCGAGGTGGTGATATTGATGCCGCCTGTGGGCAATTGGCAAACAAAAATTCTAACTAA